The Sesamum indicum cultivar Zhongzhi No. 13 linkage group LG2, S_indicum_v1.0, whole genome shotgun sequence genome contains a region encoding:
- the LOC105155893 gene encoding uncharacterized protein LOC105155893 yields MEGSNAISFQEEEEEALSLCDFPLNNSDEQLQDSSKDQDLQDSSSHSQPSDFFEFFKVVHSDDMSHAEDIISCGRLIVSYKQQQPRFDHRFLITSPEHLMSSSRRYCESLPELNPARSNGRSSSTRLISRSSRSLDSQKLRWNSSLVIKKSNCQDIHRSFSKGSMKFDGFKGSPKPRWCPLMFGPVKFPPEMDLRDIKSRQVRRSPGSMFPAVEGGDRTPVSRRTSWGGDLLRVLSCKKHASVSVTASIGLVSQV; encoded by the coding sequence ATGGAGGGTAGTAATGCTATTAGCtttcaagaagaggaagaagaggcGCTCTCCCTCTGCGATTTTCCTCTGAATAATTCAGATGAACAGCTACAAGACTCTTCCAAGGATCAAGATCTCCAAGACTCGTCCTCCCACTCCCAGCCGTCCGATTTCTTCGAGTTCTTTAAGGTTGTCCACTCCGATGATATGTCCCATGCAGAAGACATAATCTCCTGCGGCAGGCTCATAGTATCCTACAAACAACAACAACCTCGTTTCGACCATCGGTTCCTTATTACATCTCCTGAACATCTCATGAGTTCATCTCGCAGGTATTGCGAGTCGTTGCCTGAGCTGAACCCCGCAAGATCAAACGGCAGGAGTTCAAGCACAAGACTCATCAGTCGGAGCAGCCGTTCCTTGGATTCCCAAAAGCTCCGTTGGAATTCAAGCCTGGTGATTAAAAAATCCAACTGCCAGGATATTCATCGGAGTTTTTCCAAGGGGTCGATGAAATTCGACGGGTTTAAGGGATCACCTAAGCCTAGATGGTGTCCTCTGATGTTTGGACCAGTGAAATTTCCGCCGGAAATGGATCTCAGGGACATAAAAAGCCGGCAGGTCCGCCGCAGTCCAGGGAGCATGTTCCCGGCGGTGGAGGGCGGAGATAGAACTCCGGTTAGTCGGAGAACCTCATGGGGCGGCGATTTGCTGAGGGTGTTGAGCTGCAAGAAGCATGCTAGTGTGTCTGTCACGGCATCAATTGGTCTCGTCTCGCAAGTTTGA